One Streptococcus gallolyticus subsp. gallolyticus DSM 16831 DNA window includes the following coding sequences:
- a CDS encoding DMT family transporter, translated as MSYLHLFIAILGELLGTNLLKLSDGFTKPIPTVSALLSYGVCFYFLSLAMRKIPLGVTYATWSAVGLVLTAFISVMIFKETLNVYSIIGLILIIIGVVMVNLLGNAGH; from the coding sequence ATGTCATACTTACATCTTTTTATCGCCATTTTAGGAGAGTTATTGGGAACTAATTTATTGAAATTATCAGACGGTTTTACAAAGCCTATTCCAACCGTTTCTGCCCTGCTTAGCTATGGCGTTTGTTTCTATTTCTTATCACTGGCAATGCGAAAAATTCCTTTAGGAGTAACTTATGCAACATGGTCAGCTGTCGGTTTAGTTTTGACAGCCTTTATCTCAGTAATGATTTTCAAAGAAACACTAAATGTTTATAGCATTATCGGTTTAATTTTGATTATCATTGGTGTTGTCATGGTTAACTTATTAGGAAATGCAGGACATTAA
- a CDS encoding NAD(+) diphosphatase: MFYKTMTYCPECGHPLEKKFLKDEGDIPYCSQCASFRFPVFNTAISAILFNENHDKILLIKQYDMAEHILLAGYVSQGENAETTVAREIGEELGLRVKSLTFNASQYYERSNSLMINFAVTVTGNVSPNHEIDDWDWFSIEEAKRAIKDGSLAESFLLEFLKKID; encoded by the coding sequence ATGTTTTACAAAACAATGACTTATTGTCCCGAATGTGGGCATCCTTTGGAGAAAAAATTCTTAAAAGATGAGGGAGATATTCCTTATTGTTCACAATGTGCGAGTTTTCGTTTTCCAGTCTTTAATACGGCAATTAGTGCGATTTTATTTAATGAAAATCATGATAAGATTCTCTTGATTAAGCAATATGACATGGCTGAGCATATCTTGCTAGCTGGTTATGTGTCTCAAGGGGAAAATGCCGAGACGACTGTGGCGCGTGAGATTGGTGAAGAACTTGGTTTAAGGGTTAAATCGTTGACGTTTAACGCCAGTCAGTATTATGAGCGCAGCAATTCACTCATGATTAATTTTGCGGTAACAGTTACTGGTAATGTGTCACCTAACCACGAAATTGACGATTGGGATTGGTTTTCAATTGAGGAAGCCAAGAGAGCTATCAAAGACGGTTCGCTCGCCGAAAGTTTTTTACTAGAATTTCTAAAAAAGATAGACTAG
- a CDS encoding LPXTG cell wall anchor domain-containing protein produces MKKVIISHYGLPIVKLMVILVVGILVLGISHTVQALTREEVAENLAINVEDGLSSEEYFALGQQYETGDGVVQWYAKALAYYKAAEEQGLVEARTAIDNLNAYKAEVLADGDQGAIFTFYRTGVTASQKGDYEQAFAIYYDDSFFFEDPQDRGLGGLADLYLAGDGVEQNVSSAMSIYEVMAVEQGKGNGYTALGNIYAAATGTYPGVNQSNDTALKYYLLSFQSDNLTATDFKGPRYAANFYDSGFYHDDGTWENPNYTLAEEYYLIAVAGNGRTFDGTAAYKLGTYYEYGREGIAQDYSKAVYYYEKALSDSNVHSTMLGIPDTYLALGRFYENGLGVAIDLEKALSYYYQAQAAAQDNLDLGGNVAGYEAALKVYQEATEAIQRLTQGTNDTETTTENQQTTTDDTTTETTSSDENQEVVTLSDATTGVSVIGTQAALSNAVTVVVMRTTVAALKDLNYDAYDITLQDASGNEVQPSEAVQVILPVTYEVSALYHVANDDSLTSVDVIQNGNKVTFTISHFSIYAVVYKEQIALEETSSDVAVSEPQKKQLDTLPKTGSQSSKPLTFIGVALVMILSVFTINYFLKQKNNE; encoded by the coding sequence ATGAAGAAAGTGATAATATCTCATTATGGACTACCCATCGTTAAACTGATGGTGATTTTGGTTGTGGGCATTTTGGTTCTAGGTATCAGTCATACGGTTCAAGCTTTAACAAGAGAGGAAGTCGCAGAAAATTTAGCTATAAATGTCGAAGATGGACTATCATCAGAGGAATATTTTGCACTTGGGCAACAATACGAAACGGGTGATGGCGTTGTCCAGTGGTATGCCAAGGCTTTGGCATACTACAAAGCAGCAGAAGAACAAGGCTTGGTTGAAGCGAGGACAGCGATTGATAATCTTAATGCTTACAAAGCAGAGGTCCTTGCCGACGGTGACCAAGGGGCTATCTTTACATTCTATCGTACAGGTGTGACAGCTAGTCAAAAAGGAGACTATGAGCAAGCTTTTGCTATTTATTACGATGACAGTTTTTTCTTTGAAGATCCACAAGATCGTGGTTTGGGAGGATTAGCTGATCTCTACCTAGCTGGTGACGGTGTTGAGCAAAATGTTTCTTCTGCTATGAGTATTTATGAAGTGATGGCTGTGGAACAAGGAAAAGGAAATGGATACACAGCTTTAGGAAATATTTATGCGGCAGCTACAGGGACTTATCCTGGGGTTAATCAAAGTAATGATACGGCATTGAAGTATTATTTATTATCCTTCCAAAGTGATAATTTAACAGCGACAGATTTTAAAGGACCTCGTTACGCTGCTAATTTTTATGATTCAGGTTTTTATCATGATGACGGCACTTGGGAAAATCCCAATTATACCTTAGCGGAAGAATATTACTTAATTGCCGTTGCTGGTAATGGTAGAACGTTTGACGGAACAGCTGCTTATAAGTTGGGAACGTATTATGAATATGGCAGAGAAGGAATTGCACAAGATTATAGCAAAGCTGTTTATTATTACGAAAAAGCTTTATCAGATTCTAATGTGCATTCAACCATGCTAGGAATTCCAGATACTTATTTAGCACTCGGACGATTTTACGAAAATGGATTAGGGGTAGCAATCGATTTAGAAAAGGCTCTTTCTTATTATTATCAAGCTCAAGCTGCTGCGCAAGATAATCTGGATTTAGGTGGTAATGTTGCTGGCTACGAAGCCGCCCTTAAAGTTTATCAAGAAGCCACCGAAGCTATCCAAAGATTAACTCAAGGAACAAATGACACTGAGACAACGACAGAAAATCAACAAACTACTACAGATGACACGACGACAGAAACTACTAGCAGTGATGAAAATCAAGAAGTTGTGACATTATCAGATGCTACCACAGGCGTATCTGTAATTGGAACACAGGCGGCACTATCTAATGCAGTTACTGTTGTTGTGATGAGAACTACGGTAGCTGCCTTGAAAGACTTAAACTATGATGCCTATGATATTACACTTCAAGATGCTTCTGGAAATGAGGTTCAACCTAGTGAAGCCGTTCAAGTAATATTGCCAGTCACTTACGAAGTATCAGCGCTTTATCATGTTGCGAACGATGATAGTTTAACTTCCGTCGATGTTATTCAAAATGGAAATAAAGTAACCTTTACAATAAGCCATTTTAGTATCTATGCAGTTGTCTATAAAGAACAAATAGCCTTAGAAGAAACCTCTTCAGACGTCGCTGTCTCAGAACCTCAAAAGAAACAATTAGACACATTACCTAAAACTGGTAGCCAATCAAGTAAGCCTCTCACTTTCATTGGAGTGGCATTGGTTATGATACTATCAGTATTCACCATAAATTATTTTTTAAAACAAAAAAATAATGAGTAG